The Prochlorococcus marinus XMU1419 nucleotide sequence GATAGTAAAATAAAGTATTTAATATTAAAACAATATATGGGAAGAAGTTATATTACAACTGTGCCAGATAAGCATGAGTCACTTGGTCTTAAAATGTACGTACAATGTACTTCACCGCTAAGAAGATATTTAGATTTAATAATACAAAGACAGGTATATAACAAAATTAACAACTACGAATTTCTGAGTTTTAATTCAATTTCAGAAATAATAGATTATTCTAAAAATAGACAAGTAGAAAATAATAATATATTAAAAAATGATAAATTAAAACATCTATCATTATTTTTTATGAATGAAAATAAACCTTTTTATAAAATTATTTTTGTTAAGTGGATAAATTATAAAAGAAATATTGCACTAGTTTATTTTGAAGAGTATTCACTAGAAATATTAATAACACTTTTTGTATCAATAGAGTTGTATAGCAATAAAGTTTATAAAGTCAAATATAGTATTAATGATAATAATCTTTTAGAGTTTATTTATTAATCAAAAATTTATTAAATAACTCAATAATTGTTTGAAAAAAATATCTGTTAGTATTAATAAAAACGTTTTATGAGTTTTGTCATTACAACACCTTTATATTATGTGAATGATAAGCCTCACTTAGGAAGTGTATATACAACAATAATCTGTGACACAATATCCAGATATAAAAGGCTTAAAGGTGAAGATGTTATTTTCATTACAGGTGTTGATGAACATGGATTAAAAATCCAGAGAACAGCTAATCAAAAGGGAATTGAACCAAAAACTCATTGTGATGAGATTTCAGAAATCTTTAAATTAAATTGGATAAATTGGGATATATCCTTTGATAAATTTATAAGGACAAGCTCCAGAAATCACGAGTTAGTTGTTAATGAATTCTATGAAAGAGTGAAAGAATCAGATGATATTTACATGGGAGTTCAAAAAGGTTGGTATTGCGTTGGTTGTGAAGAATTTAAAGATAATCCAGAAAACTCAGCAACATATAAATGTCCAATACATCAAAAAAAACTAGAATGGAAAAATGAGGAGAATCTATTTTTTAGGCTTTCTAAATACCAAAAGCAAGTCGAAAAAATAATAAACGAACCTTCATTCATTGAGCCAATTGAAAGGAGGAATGAAATTATTAATTTTGTTTCTAGAGGTTTAAAAGATTTTTCAATTTCTAGAACAAACGTCTCATGGGGTATTCCTGTCCCAGGCCACGAAAATCACACCTTTTACGTTTGGTTTGATGCTTTACTTGGGTATGTAAGTGCTATTAGTTCTAAAGAAAAAGATTATCTATTAGAAAAATCAATTAATGGAGGTTGGCCAGCTGATGTACATTTAATTGGTAAGGATATACTAAGATTTCATGCTGTTTATTGGCCTGCAATGCTCATTTCAGCGGGATTGAAATTACCAAAAAAAGTTTTAGGACATGGTTTTCTAACCAGAGAGGGTCAAAAAATGGGTAAAAGTTTAGGAAATGTACTCGACCCTAACATATTGCTCTCCAAATACGGAAAAGATCCTGTTAGGTGGTATCTAATTAAAGATATATCACTTGGTAATGATGGGGATTTTCAAAGCAAAAGATTCGTTGACATTATCAATAACGACTTAGCTAATACAATTGGTAATTTACTAAATAGAACTTCATCTATGTCCAGAAAATGGTTTGATAATAAAGTGCCAAATATTGAAAAGATCTCAGATGACAATAAATTAAAAGATTTTTCAAAAATTGCAATAGAAAAATATATGAATAATTTTGATATTTACAAATTAGATCTTGCAGCTAATGAAGTCCTCAGCCTAGCAATTAATACAAATTTATATCTAAATGATAATCAACCATGGTTGTTAGTTAAAGAAAAACATAATTTGCCATTAGTTAAGGAAATAATATACAACGTTTTAGAAAGTACAAGGATAATAGGATTATTATTATTACCTTTACTGCCTGAATTATCATCAAAAATAAATGAACAACTTGGTTCTATATACTTAAATGAAATTTCTTGGGAACAACAATTAAAATGGGGATTATTAATTAGTGATTCAAGCCTCCCTAAACCAACTCCAATAATAAATAAACTTGAGTATGAATAACATATATAAATTAATATTTTTTTTTCCAATTTTTATTCTTGGATGTTCTCCAAATGTAATTGAAGACAATAAAACATTTTTAAAAAAAATAGATAGTTTAAATATGAATATTTTCTCTAATAAAGGAAATAAAATATACTCAATTACTAGTCCTAATTCTACTTACGATAAAGTTAAACTAGAATTCAATTTAAAAAAAACTACTATCAGTATATTTGAAGGTCAAAATATCAAATATATTATTAATTCTGATTCGTCAACATTGTCAGATAATAATAAGATTGTAGAACTGAATGGAAACGTAGAATTAAGAAGTATTAATGAAGATAATGATTATTTGTACGGAGATTATTTAATTTGGAATATTA carries:
- the metG gene encoding methionine--tRNA ligase, whose product is MSFVITTPLYYVNDKPHLGSVYTTIICDTISRYKRLKGEDVIFITGVDEHGLKIQRTANQKGIEPKTHCDEISEIFKLNWINWDISFDKFIRTSSRNHELVVNEFYERVKESDDIYMGVQKGWYCVGCEEFKDNPENSATYKCPIHQKKLEWKNEENLFFRLSKYQKQVEKIINEPSFIEPIERRNEIINFVSRGLKDFSISRTNVSWGIPVPGHENHTFYVWFDALLGYVSAISSKEKDYLLEKSINGGWPADVHLIGKDILRFHAVYWPAMLISAGLKLPKKVLGHGFLTREGQKMGKSLGNVLDPNILLSKYGKDPVRWYLIKDISLGNDGDFQSKRFVDIINNDLANTIGNLLNRTSSMSRKWFDNKVPNIEKISDDNKLKDFSKIAIEKYMNNFDIYKLDLAANEVLSLAINTNLYLNDNQPWLLVKEKHNLPLVKEIIYNVLESTRIIGLLLLPLLPELSSKINEQLGSIYLNEISWEQQLKWGLLISDSSLPKPTPIINKLEYE
- the lptC gene encoding LPS export ABC transporter periplasmic protein LptC gives rise to the protein MNNIYKLIFFFPIFILGCSPNVIEDNKTFLKKIDSLNMNIFSNKGNKIYSITSPNSTYDKVKLEFNLKKTTISIFEGQNIKYIINSDSSTLSDNNKIVELNGNVELRSINEDNDYLYGDYLIWNINESKYKLIGNVRFENKNIKLSSNKAILGKNNIIEFFNPVKYIIKDNYDEKRYEINSENAYYNINKDFVTFKAKDKRVRSKIYF